In Styela clava chromosome 10, kaStyClav1.hap1.2, whole genome shotgun sequence, the sequence GCTTGTTAGTACGCAGCTGTGCTACTTCAATTAGTCCAATTTTTCTGGCAAAATTTCTTGAAGTTGGATGATCACAAACACCACACCACATGGGTTGTTTGTAAACTCCTGATAATTGCAAACGTCTGCGTGCTGCTTCCATCAGCAGTTGAATTCCTTTATCGGCAAACATGGTGCCGATACCCCCTCCTCTGCATTCATCATCAATAACTAGATAATCGCCATAAATGATTTTCATTCCAAATTCATCCGCCAAATCATACATTTTACCGACATAAGTCTCCATTTCCCACTCATCGTGTCTAAATTATATTGTTGCAGATATTACTACCGATTTTATTGGTCTTtggagaaaataaaaataatattgataaaaaaaattttttttatattctggaGAGCCATTAGACTGAGCATTCACTGCTTACgtttaaagaaaatattaaaaggAGTGTTTAGTTGTTTTTAATTCCAAGTCTATTTTTGTTATGACATACACAAATATCCAAGAATACAGTGCGAGCTGATTACATTAACGTCATATGAGactttaaaaaaatgttatcaATCGCGAATTGAAAAATTTCGAGTATGTGTGGCGATAATAAAAGATGAatataatttctattttttttgttgttctcACGTATCCATACTTTTGATGTCTTTTCCATCCTTCTCCATCGATATCAGCAAAACGACTGAAAGCTTTCTTTGCCAAATCTTCATCTTCCTCCATTGAGCATGCTGTCGCTCCAACTATTTTGACTTTGTCAGCTTTCCTCGTTTTAATAAGTGCTAGAATTCCCCGCCCGTCTTTAAATATAGCTGGATATAGATATTCATAATACACAGCAAGAAATTTTCGTCTAATATCCGGATCAGGGTTTGTGTAAATATATAGAGGATCATTTTGAAAAGCTCGTTGACATATTTTGAAACTTGCCAACCAGTCAGTTTCATTaccatcagataattcaatccACATGCTAAAAAACAAGatagcaatgcttaaatatatgcaAAACGAATACTTTACCCAAGTTTCCCTAAAATCACCTCCTGAACAAAGCTGAAACTGTGGAACGGCGACAGTAACTTATCAGTACAGGTACTGGGACCCGGTCTGTCCTAGGTTTACCAGGTCCTTTGACGATGATGATTCATACGTCCCAATGGTACTCAACCCTTTTTCTCTCGTGGCCCAATTTTGTTACACAAACAAttctgtggcccattaacttatTCATGtaagggaaaaactacaagaaaaacaaaacatttctcTTTGTAAAGATAGACACTTCcactttaataattaaaatgagaattACCACTCTGTAGAAAAAACCGCATTATCGTTCAGTGCCACCACCTTATCTAAAACCTTCCGACTATCGCTGAGCAGGAGATCCCCTAATTCCCTAATTGCGATCACGGAACCGCAACAAGGTGgcaatttttgaatttgatgATGTAATAACACAAAATTTTAAAGTGTTAAAACGAATCCCAAGCCTTCTAACGACAACAACAATCCTTAACCACTGGAATTTaacgagaaaaaaaaaaatactaatcaaggatactaacaacaacaatttaacaaaacacgatccataggtccacttgaTGTACAACGAATATGTCgctcaaatatttaaaataaggcATGAAAAATCATGTTTTTCAGATCAAATCCATTCTGCATTGTCACTTTATATAACATTGCGCCTTTCACACTTTTCAATGTATAATTAATTAAGACAAGTTCGGTTTATCCCGTGGTCACAAAAATGCTAAATAAACATTTCCGACAATGCTACACAAATAAATACTTACTTTACTGATTGATACTTACCTTTCTGTATCTTTTGAGGAcgtcatttcaaatattttcgttAGTAGTAGCTGATCAGTTGTAAAGACGCGTAAATATGAGTACTCGTTACACAATATCCGTGTGCGACAAAGTTGCAAGGCGTACAATTGTTTAGAGACCGACTGCAGTACGCGACTGGCAAAAACGTTTTATTGAGTTCAGATTTGGATATTGATATATGAAGCATTTCCGTTACGTAAGGTCTgaacaaaaacagaaaattccaatggatttttaatattattccaaCACTGACACCACCATTTTATCCCGTTCGTTAGCTTATGTAGGAAAAGACGGAAATAATATGTGTCCGTATAAAGTTTCAAGACAAATGATTTGAATGACTTTTGCTAACGTGTAGCATAGTCCGGGTGATTAGATTAAATACagaaaatcacagctaaggtgCCCGAGTTCGAGTTGCTGTGTAACTGCCACGCACCGCAACATGTCGTTGCGTGTCAACTTAAGAAaagaaatcaaatatattttgaatagttTACTTTATGTCAATCAAAATTCCCTTGCATAATTCTAATTGTTgtataaatcaaaaaattatataatcagCGCTTTTGTCAACTGAAAACTGATTTCGCTTAAGGCTTGATTTTGTGTGACCAtgtattaaaaacatttttctgtattgtattgtattgatGGGGATGTTCGGCAGTTACCAAGATGTACAGCGGGCAGGggtggccatttccgaatactaaactattccgaatacattctaaaataatgttttcgaatctggaattccgaatacattctaaaatcgaaaataacacatttttggttagtttattaaaacccagtgaattaggaaataagcttcaataaaaatatcagaataaagccacaaaccaacaataTATGTACACAATGTAATTGATAGCTATCAATAAagaataatagcaacttgtgacacagtcaatttattaaaattattcactttgtacaaatgaccatatgaaatgATAGCCTaagagttgtctgacgctttctatcatttacgataatagtcaagtctattgacaaaaatactacttgtattcagataattgtgtatattttctgagagtaataaaatttattgtcaatacaggcaactgaaacaagcaacaacaatcgaaaatccattatgcctttaaaaattctaatatttaagcataGAGTATTCTattacctaccagtatatttgtatattaatttatgtgaaccatattgttattatgtgtaacatattgttgtgtttgaaattagaaataaattagtagaggatagatgaccaccactgccagccgcgcagccaggattttcgaaatcggaaattcccattgccgcctgtaacacccaccgcgattccgcgatcgttaaaagagccgccttttcagcgtataatgatcatcctgttacgtaaaatattcaatccgtgacaactacgagattctaaaatatctttatatattaatttaatgtgtccaacgtaactcgcggtttcttcttcttacgtcaaaaaaaaacaaacattactattcggtccacggcgatctgtgacctaaaagtacgagataaactgcctgatgtatttaattttaatacgttttttttgcaatcttgccaagaTGCCAAcccgttatcgccgttagaaaaatctcaaataatgatataaaatcctgttaagtgtagagtataattcatttcatacattgaatatacatataaagtttagcagtaaattaaaaatacatattcatcgccgcgattatgccacctgttaagagagccgacttttacaacaaataatataacaacgaatacaACGAgctgtgcaaagtgatgaattcgtgaccgatacgggcatatttaaaatgtcttgctttattaatttaattgtcttcaatttaacccgcggttgcgtcgacaaaataaaatcctcaccactctcaTATTAtcatataccattgcaatccgcggtcataaGAATAAAAAcgcgtggtaaactgcccgattaaataatgtttcgatccgtattttgcgaattcggcaaatatttagattttataaaatatttagctcaatcgaaatgctgccactctgattatttttagataaaaccgtttgaaaaatccataaatcttcTATAACATCTCagagtgaaatttatttcatcaaaataaaattgattgaatatactttgaaaatattcgacggcaatttaaaagtaatgaataatcaggcaaatcccgccctcaattcgtgacgatatgtttctaaacgccgaccaaacataatgtgtgccagaggcacacggaattctgcgattttcactgcctagaaatgcgttttttaaattttcgcgggcctcaatgaAACTTATATTGTccacggttttattttcagtattttaaattgccgcttttcaatcaaaaagttgcgttgtctttagaaactcgccgcaaTTCCGTgcgcaaaaataaaataattgtcatcgttatcgtggaacaaatttgtgaaaaattttcgttttagagaaataacacaaacgtaaaggcatttacggcctaaataacacgttacgctgatgagtgatgaaaacaatcacgcgcaagtttctatcgagaatgctTTCATTCAACGGGAACGTCTTGagagcggcgtcgaaaatgtgtgacgtcacacaaatatccgatattcttatgaacgctaattccgatattcgaataacgagatattcgaatactttattcgaattggccatccctgacaGCGGGCAGTGAATGTGAACATTTTTAAAGTACTGGACTAAACTATACTAAGCAACAAGCCATGTTTTACCTATTTTGATTGTTTCAGAGACAGTGACATTATTTATTGAACAATCGTGTATATAGAGATAAAATACACACACTTAAGATGAAATGCTGCGATTATGGCATTGATTTTCAAATCAAAGCTATTTTAAGTGACCCTCGCATTTTCCTTTAACTGTACTTGATTTTTTAAAGTCCACCAAAAGAGTACTcacaatattatattaaatattccaGTTGACATTCAACTGCGGCAAACTTACCTACCTCGCTGGAGCATAACAATATGTATGTACAGCGGGTGCTTGTGGTAGCATTTCAGATTCTGGTCATTTTGTGACATAAACTTCCAAAACGTTGCATAGCTGTATCACTGTTGTTGGCTGCTAAAAGGTACATTCGTTCCATTCATTTTAACACTAAAGTTGTTTCCAAGTTTGataggcaaaaaatatgactGCATGCTAGTTTACTGTCTGCCAGAATACTGTTCTACAGTGTTGAATATTTGCTGGCacaatttattgcaaaattacTAAACTAGGTAAGTTTCTTAGCTTGCCTAACGTTTCCAAAATTAACTACCAATACCTTTGGACAACCACCAGGTTCAAAAATACA encodes:
- the LOC120338306 gene encoding uncharacterized protein LOC120338306 isoform X1, encoding MTSSKDTESMWIELSDGNETDWLASFKICQRAFQNDPLYIYTNPDPDIRRKFLAVYYEYLYPAIFKDGRGILALIKTRKADKVKIVGATACSMEEDEDLAKKAFSRFADIDGEGWKRHQKHDEWEMETYVGKMYDLADEFGMKIIYGDYLVIDDECRGGGIGTMFADKGIQLLMEAARRRLQLSGVYKQPMWCGVCDHPTSRNFARKIGLIEVAQLRTNKPCDSKKEILYLWIFLHPSLPARYIEAARRKFRYSANL